A section of the Clostridium felsineum DSM 794 genome encodes:
- a CDS encoding PTS sugar transporter subunit IIB, translating into MVRILLFCSAGMSTSMLVTKMKKAAAAKNIEAFIEAYPQAQMADYADKADIALLGPQVKFLLPKAKGIFEPKGVPVEVINSADYGMLNGEKVLSHVLKVLEK; encoded by the coding sequence ATGGTTAGAATTTTATTATTTTGTAGTGCAGGAATGTCAACTAGCATGTTGGTTACAAAAATGAAGAAGGCGGCAGCAGCAAAAAATATAGAGGCATTTATAGAGGCTTATCCACAAGCTCAAATGGCTGATTATGCAGATAAGGCAGATATAGCGCTTCTTGGACCTCAAGTTAAGTTTCTTTTACCAAAAGCAAAGGGCATATTTGAACCAAAGGGAGTTCCAGTTGAAGTAATAAACTCAGCAGATTATGGAATGCTTAATGGCGAAAAGGTTTTAAGTCATGTATTAAAAGTTTTAGAAAAATAA
- a CDS encoding PTS lactose/cellobiose transporter subunit IIA, translating into MDIEQIIMNIIIYSGDARSYMYEALGKAREGKYDEIDELIGKANNAIGEAHNIQTSMLQKEAEGEALKVSILFVHAQDQLMTTISEKNLITEMIEMTKSINALSNK; encoded by the coding sequence ATGGATATAGAGCAAATAATAATGAATATAATAATTTATTCCGGTGATGCAAGAAGTTACATGTATGAAGCACTTGGTAAAGCAAGAGAAGGAAAATATGATGAGATAGATGAATTAATAGGTAAGGCAAACAATGCCATAGGCGAAGCTCATAATATACAGACTTCAATGCTTCAAAAAGAAGCGGAGGGTGAGGCATTAAAGGTTTCAATACTATTCGTACATGCGCAAGATCAATTAATGACAACAATTTCTGAAAAAAATCTTATAACTGAAATGATTGAAATGACAAAGTCCATAAATGCTTTGTCAAATAAATAG
- a CDS encoding sigma 54-interacting transcriptional regulator: MNRREQIYNKLYDMPENTKVTALELSEMLHMSRANVSHELNNLCKEGKIFKTSGRPVLFFISNTINTKIKENKLDKFVKNNLSLKQAVEQLKAAILYPPKGMNCLILGNTGVGKSMFASLMHEYAVEMEVKEKTSPFITFNCADYSNNPQLLTSQLFGIKKGAYTGADSDRVGLIEKANGGILFLDEVHRLPPEGQEALFTFLDKGTFRRMGDDEVRHSNVLIISATTENPNSSLLKTFTRRIPMLITIPSLNERTLEERLYLIKSFFKNESKKLNRDISVSLNTMRAFLSYDCPNNIGQLKSDVQLVCARAYSEFLTGSIRDVRITSRLIPIYVKEGLYKEKEHRILWNKLMGDEIEYFKFSSKEVRDLNEDSKRASKSDIYEYIEQKLEALKDKRLSNIDIENILEKDITKYFNKYISGISEELNKKNLITILGEDTLNFVDKIIYQIVTDLRKNINNNVYTALALHINTLMTRINSNKTIINPELKKIKSLYPVEYEIALKAKKQIENYINLPIPDDEAGYIALFIVNNEDKSPSKVIDTVKIIIIAHGKSTATSMAEVANTLLEENFVIGINCPLDMKPSVVLSELKKTVKANLSTSGYILLVDMGSLTTFGEVIKKEFSIPVKVFPLVSTLHVIEAARKSMLGLSIDEIFDSILTINSYQHITQHSSELTEKPTRKKIAIVTACLTGEGGSLAIKSFLNSNLKYDKDLFEIICLNCLDKNHFKKDLLSIIEQKEILFLVSSFSVDLNIKQYNMHDVLSMNVLDEIQELVDNKAVILKLSLILKENIDNFDGKQLYDDIQSFIRRIELKLKIKISDEVFIGVVLHIAFAISRLQKGSHSAEYPDKDKFIKNNLEVYSVIKENFVYLYNKYLVNFSDSELCYITNFFIDEHI, translated from the coding sequence ATGAACAGAAGAGAACAAATATACAATAAATTGTATGATATGCCGGAGAACACTAAAGTAACTGCACTGGAACTTTCCGAAATGCTCCATATGAGTAGAGCAAATGTAAGTCATGAGTTAAACAACTTATGTAAGGAAGGAAAAATATTCAAAACTTCAGGTAGACCTGTTCTTTTTTTTATATCAAACACTATAAACACTAAAATCAAAGAAAATAAATTAGATAAATTCGTAAAAAACAATTTAAGTTTAAAACAAGCCGTTGAACAATTAAAAGCAGCAATTCTTTATCCTCCGAAAGGAATGAATTGTTTGATTCTTGGAAACACTGGAGTAGGAAAATCAATGTTTGCTTCTTTAATGCACGAATATGCGGTTGAAATGGAGGTTAAGGAAAAAACTTCTCCTTTTATAACTTTCAACTGTGCAGATTATAGCAACAATCCTCAACTTTTAACCTCTCAGCTTTTTGGAATAAAAAAAGGAGCCTACACTGGAGCGGACAGTGATAGGGTTGGATTAATCGAAAAAGCAAATGGGGGAATACTTTTTTTAGATGAGGTTCACAGACTACCTCCCGAGGGACAAGAAGCGCTTTTTACTTTTTTGGATAAGGGAACCTTCAGAAGAATGGGGGATGATGAGGTAAGGCACTCCAATGTTTTAATAATATCTGCTACTACTGAAAACCCTAACTCTTCACTTTTAAAAACTTTCACTAGAAGAATTCCAATGCTCATAACAATACCTTCTCTTAATGAAAGAACCTTAGAGGAGAGACTATATCTTATAAAAAGTTTCTTCAAAAATGAAAGTAAAAAGCTTAATCGTGATATATCTGTTTCGCTTAATACTATGAGAGCATTTCTTTCTTACGATTGTCCAAACAATATTGGACAACTTAAAAGCGATGTTCAATTAGTGTGTGCTAGGGCTTACTCCGAATTTTTAACTGGTTCCATAAGAGATGTTAGAATAACTAGCCGTCTTATTCCTATTTATGTAAAGGAAGGACTTTATAAAGAAAAAGAGCATAGAATTCTTTGGAATAAACTTATGGGTGACGAAATAGAATACTTTAAATTTTCAAGTAAAGAGGTACGTGATTTAAATGAAGATTCAAAACGTGCAAGTAAAAGTGATATTTATGAATATATAGAACAAAAACTTGAAGCTTTAAAGGATAAAAGACTATCTAATATTGATATAGAAAATATTCTAGAAAAGGATATAACAAAATATTTCAATAAATATATAAGTGGAATTTCTGAAGAGTTAAATAAAAAAAATCTTATTACTATTTTAGGTGAAGATACACTAAATTTTGTAGATAAAATTATTTATCAAATTGTAACTGATCTTAGAAAAAATATTAATAATAATGTATACACTGCGCTTGCTCTTCACATAAACACTCTTATGACAAGAATAAACAGTAATAAAACTATAATTAACCCTGAACTTAAGAAAATCAAGAGTCTATATCCTGTGGAGTATGAAATTGCTTTAAAGGCAAAAAAACAAATTGAAAATTATATTAACCTTCCTATTCCTGATGATGAAGCAGGCTATATTGCTTTATTTATTGTAAATAATGAAGATAAATCTCCATCTAAAGTAATAGACACCGTAAAAATAATCATAATTGCACACGGAAAATCAACCGCTACTTCTATGGCTGAAGTTGCAAACACTTTACTTGAAGAGAATTTTGTAATAGGTATAAACTGCCCTTTAGATATGAAGCCATCTGTTGTACTAAGTGAACTTAAAAAAACTGTAAAAGCAAATTTGTCTACAAGCGGATATATTCTTCTAGTAGATATGGGCTCACTTACAACCTTTGGAGAAGTTATAAAAAAAGAATTTAGTATACCTGTGAAGGTTTTTCCTCTCGTATCAACGCTTCATGTAATAGAAGCTGCTAGAAAATCTATGCTTGGACTTTCAATTGATGAGATTTTTGACAGCATACTTACGATAAACTCTTATCAGCATATAACTCAACATTCAAGTGAGCTTACTGAAAAGCCTACACGAAAAAAAATAGCTATAGTAACAGCTTGCCTTACAGGAGAAGGCGGTTCTCTCGCAATAAAAAGTTTTCTTAATAGTAATCTAAAATATGATAAAGATTTATTTGAGATAATCTGCTTAAATTGTCTTGATAAAAATCACTTTAAAAAAGATCTTTTATCTATTATTGAACAAAAGGAAATTTTATTTTTAGTTTCTTCCTTCTCTGTGGATTTAAATATAAAACAATATAATATGCATGATGTTTTGAGTATGAATGTGCTAGATGAAATCCAGGAGTTAGTTGATAATAAAGCTGTAATACTAAAACTTTCATTAATTCTGAAGGAAAATATCGACAACTTTGATGGAAAACAATTATACGATGATATACAGAGCTTTATAAGAAGAATAGAATTAAAACTAAAAATAAAAATTTCTGATGAAGTTTTCATAGGTGTAGTACTGCATATTGCTTTTGCCATAAGTAGATTACAAAAAGGAAGCCACTCTGCTGAATATCCTGACAAAGACAAATTCATAAAAAATAATCTTGAAGTTTACTCTGTGATAAAAGAGAATTTTGTCTACTTATATAATAAGTATTTAGTGAATTTCTCTGATAGTGAACTATGCTACATCACAAACTTCTTTATAGATGAACATATATAA
- a CDS encoding methyl-accepting chemotaxis protein, which translates to MENSNETIMNLLKFIASNLPNIFDNNAAAYITDKEKYITAVSIPNLHLNIKEGQPISDNLKQIIASGNPYSNLIDASLYGEAFNAYVLPIKNDSNEVIGCFMIAKNTNIKSSLLDLSSNLSESISNISAAVEESTANIQTLSENNKNILVNVHKAIENTKNTSSVLKFVQSVAKETNLLGINAAIEAARAGEAGKGFSVVAQHIRKLSNSTSDSIKEINSVLKNIDESVNEIAAKIKDSNESFDTQAAALEEISASVQEVNNNARTFEDVARSL; encoded by the coding sequence ATGGAAAATTCAAACGAAACTATTATGAATTTACTTAAGTTTATAGCATCTAATTTACCTAATATTTTTGACAACAATGCAGCTGCATATATAACTGACAAAGAAAAATATATAACTGCAGTAAGTATTCCTAATTTACATCTAAATATAAAAGAGGGTCAGCCAATAAGCGATAACCTTAAACAAATTATAGCTTCTGGAAATCCCTACTCTAACTTAATAGATGCAAGTTTATATGGCGAAGCTTTTAACGCTTATGTATTGCCTATAAAAAATGACAGCAATGAAGTAATTGGTTGCTTTATGATTGCTAAAAACACCAATATTAAAAGTTCTCTTTTAGATTTATCTAGCAATTTATCAGAATCAATATCAAATATATCAGCTGCCGTAGAAGAATCTACTGCCAATATTCAAACTTTAAGTGAAAATAATAAAAACATCTTAGTAAATGTACATAAGGCAATAGAAAATACTAAGAATACTAGCAGTGTCCTTAAATTTGTACAAAGTGTTGCAAAAGAAACCAATCTACTGGGTATAAATGCAGCTATTGAGGCTGCTAGAGCTGGTGAAGCCGGAAAAGGATTTAGCGTTGTAGCTCAGCATATTAGAAAATTATCAAACTCAACTAGCGATTCTATAAAAGAAATAAATAGCGTATTAAAAAATATAGATGAATCCGTTAATGAAATAGCTGCCAAAATTAAAGATTCCAATGAATCCTTTGATACTCAAGCAGCTGCATTAGAAGAAATCTCAGCCTCTGTTCAAGAGGTAAATAATAATGCTCGAACATTTGAGGATGTAGCAAGATCACTTTAA
- a CDS encoding CoA-disulfide reductase, protein MKKVVIVGGVAGGASAAARLRRLDEDAEIIMFEKGEYISFANCGLPYYIGETIKERDKLLVQTPLSMGKRFNIDVRINSEVVSIDIENKKVTVNSEKKGSYEESYDYLVLSPGAKALKPNIEGINNSKIMTLRNIPDTDNIKKVVDSGNIKSAVVIGGGYVGVEMAENLKERGIKVTLVEAAPHILAPFDSDMSVIAEKELYDNGIELVLNDGVKAFHDKGEKVQVALQSGKNIAAELVILSIGVVPETSFLKDTNIELGKKGHIIVNKNMETNIKGIFAVGDAIEVVDFVNENKTAIALAGPANKQGRIAADNICNIKSTYKGSQGTAVIKIFDFTAASTGNNERTLRALNIPYKVVFVHPASHATYYPGSHTISMKLIFNDEGKILGAQAVGYDGVDKRIDVIASVMRLKGTIYDLAELELSYAPPFSSAKDPVNMLGFLAENVLTEKVEVISPDEFLKEDLKDSLVVDVRTEIEYENGHVEGAVNIPVDDIRERINEIDKNKDIIVYCQVGLRGYIAQRILKQKGFKVKNVTGGYKSLSSLSFKPHSRRADTDNTALKETAVDVKKNYDRELDACGLCCPGPLMQVKATIDELNVGKILKVTASDPGFFEDIKAWCKRTNNELLELNREVGNIIAFIKKGSGESITSSKNESSKDNKTMVVFSGDLDKAIASFIIANGAASMGKKVTMFFTFWGLSILRKPEKVNVKKSTLDKMFGFMLPRGSKKLKLSKMNMMGMGSKMIRKVMKDKNVSSLEELIKAAIDSGIEIVACQMSMDIMGIKKDELIDGVKIGGVGYYLGEAEDSNVNLFI, encoded by the coding sequence ATGAAAAAAGTAGTTATAGTTGGAGGAGTAGCTGGAGGAGCATCTGCAGCTGCAAGACTTAGAAGACTTGATGAGGATGCAGAAATAATAATGTTTGAAAAAGGAGAATATATATCCTTTGCCAATTGTGGTCTTCCTTATTATATAGGTGAAACAATAAAGGAAAGAGATAAACTTTTAGTACAAACACCTTTAAGTATGGGGAAGAGATTTAATATAGATGTAAGAATTAATAGTGAAGTGGTTTCAATTGATATAGAAAATAAAAAGGTAACAGTAAACAGTGAAAAAAAGGGAAGCTATGAAGAAAGCTACGATTATCTTGTATTATCGCCAGGTGCAAAAGCTTTAAAGCCCAATATAGAAGGAATAAACAATAGTAAAATCATGACGCTTAGGAACATACCTGATACAGATAATATAAAAAAAGTAGTTGATAGTGGGAACATAAAAAGTGCAGTGGTAATAGGTGGAGGCTATGTGGGAGTTGAGATGGCTGAAAACTTAAAAGAAAGAGGAATAAAGGTTACATTAGTTGAAGCTGCGCCACATATATTGGCTCCTTTTGATTCGGATATGTCAGTTATAGCAGAAAAAGAACTTTATGATAATGGTATTGAATTAGTACTTAATGATGGAGTTAAGGCTTTTCATGACAAGGGAGAAAAAGTTCAAGTAGCTCTTCAGAGCGGAAAAAATATAGCTGCTGAACTTGTTATTCTCTCCATAGGGGTTGTGCCTGAAACTTCATTTTTAAAAGATACAAATATTGAACTAGGTAAAAAAGGCCATATAATTGTTAATAAGAACATGGAAACTAACATAAAGGGGATTTTTGCTGTAGGTGATGCAATAGAGGTAGTTGATTTTGTAAATGAAAATAAAACAGCAATAGCACTAGCTGGTCCTGCAAATAAGCAAGGAAGAATAGCAGCAGATAATATTTGTAACATAAAATCTACCTACAAAGGATCTCAAGGAACAGCTGTAATTAAAATATTTGATTTTACAGCAGCAAGTACAGGAAATAATGAAAGAACGCTTAGGGCATTAAATATACCGTATAAGGTTGTATTTGTGCATCCAGCCTCACATGCAACTTATTATCCAGGTTCACACACTATATCTATGAAATTAATATTTAATGATGAAGGAAAAATTTTAGGAGCACAAGCAGTTGGATATGATGGAGTAGATAAGAGAATTGACGTTATTGCTTCAGTTATGAGACTTAAAGGAACTATATACGATCTTGCAGAACTTGAACTTTCATATGCTCCACCGTTCTCGTCAGCTAAAGATCCTGTTAATATGCTAGGATTTTTAGCTGAGAATGTACTTACAGAAAAAGTAGAGGTTATATCACCAGATGAGTTTTTAAAAGAAGACTTAAAAGATAGCCTTGTTGTAGATGTTAGAACTGAAATTGAATATGAGAATGGTCATGTGGAGGGCGCTGTTAATATTCCAGTTGATGATATACGTGAAAGAATAAATGAAATAGATAAAAATAAAGATATAATTGTGTATTGTCAAGTTGGCTTAAGAGGCTATATAGCTCAAAGAATATTAAAACAAAAAGGATTTAAAGTTAAGAATGTAACAGGTGGATATAAATCCTTATCCAGTCTAAGTTTTAAACCTCATAGTAGAAGAGCTGATACAGACAATACGGCATTAAAAGAAACTGCTGTTGATGTAAAAAAAAATTATGATAGAGAGTTAGATGCATGTGGTTTATGTTGTCCAGGACCACTTATGCAGGTAAAGGCTACTATTGATGAACTAAATGTAGGAAAAATTCTTAAAGTAACAGCTTCTGATCCAGGTTTTTTTGAGGATATAAAAGCTTGGTGCAAAAGAACAAATAATGAACTTTTAGAGCTTAATAGGGAAGTAGGAAATATAATTGCTTTTATTAAAAAGGGCAGTGGTGAGTCTATAACTTCAAGCAAAAATGAAAGTTCAAAGGATAATAAAACTATGGTAGTATTTAGTGGGGATTTAGATAAGGCCATAGCATCATTTATTATAGCAAATGGTGCTGCAAGTATGGGAAAAAAGGTTACTATGTTTTTTACCTTTTGGGGACTAAGTATTTTAAGAAAACCTGAGAAGGTTAATGTAAAAAAAAGTACTCTTGATAAAATGTTTGGATTTATGCTTCCTCGTGGTAGTAAAAAACTTAAACTATCAAAGATGAATATGATGGGTATGGGAAGTAAAATGATTAGGAAGGTTATGAAGGATAAGAATGTTTCATCACTTGAAGAACTTATAAAAGCAGCTATAGATAGTGGTATAGAGATAGTAGCTTGTCAAATGTCCATGGATATAATGGGAATAAAAAAGGATGAATTAATAGATGGAGTTAAGATTGGTGGAGTTGGCTATTATCTTGGAGAAGCAGAAGATTCAAATGTAAATTTATTTATATAA
- a CDS encoding ArsR/SmtB family transcription factor — protein sequence MNNNIYDYNEAAELLKVLAHPARLCIVRGLLEKGECNVSYMTECMSCPQSTMSQHLQKLRLSGIIEGRRNGSEIYYKVSNKKAIELIKVLFK from the coding sequence ATGAATAATAACATTTATGATTACAATGAAGCAGCAGAGCTTTTAAAAGTACTTGCACATCCGGCAAGGCTTTGTATAGTTAGAGGACTATTAGAAAAGGGTGAGTGCAATGTTAGCTATATGACAGAATGTATGAGTTGTCCTCAATCAACTATGTCACAACATTTACAGAAGCTTAGATTGTCAGGAATTATAGAAGGAAGAAGAAATGGTTCTGAAATATATTATAAGGTATCAAATAAAAAAGCCATTGAATTAATTAAAGTTCTTTTTAAATAA